From Synoicihabitans lomoniglobus, the proteins below share one genomic window:
- the sufU gene encoding Fe-S cluster assembly sulfur transfer protein SufU — protein sequence MSDLTDLYQAVILDHNKRPRNRGKMPTATRWATGDNPTCGDNCTVYLRMDGDKIGEVSFEGSGCAISQASASLMTTELVGKTAAEAEAIFADFKDVVTTGREPEEFTEVAAFAGVHAFPARIKCATLAWHAAIEAVHKPNQPVGE from the coding sequence ATGTCCGACCTTACCGACCTCTATCAAGCGGTCATCCTCGACCACAACAAGCGTCCCCGCAACCGGGGCAAGATGCCGACCGCCACCCGTTGGGCCACCGGCGATAATCCCACGTGCGGTGACAACTGCACCGTCTACCTGCGCATGGACGGGGACAAAATCGGCGAGGTGAGCTTCGAAGGTTCGGGCTGCGCCATCTCGCAGGCCAGTGCGTCGCTCATGACCACGGAACTCGTGGGTAAAACCGCGGCCGAGGCCGAGGCCATTTTTGCCGACTTCAAGGACGTCGTGACCACCGGCCGCGAGCCCGAGGAGTTCACCGAGGTCGCCGCCTTCGCCGGGGTGCACGCGTTTCCCGCCCGCATCAAGTGCGCCACGCTGGCGTGGCACGCCGCCATCGAAGCGGTCCATAAGCCCAACCAACCGGTCGGCGAATAA
- a CDS encoding thioredoxin family protein, whose translation MKILRVLLLLGLAGSLWAAPGSGWKSDLAAAQAQAKAEGKSVLVDFTGTAWSDPWKVLNQEVYKSAEFTAWAADKILVRLDYPERNERAPAKVAANPALGKLIAIKNDFNIRGFPTLIWLNAEGEEVARVIGYREGMGPMAYIAELTKPR comes from the coding sequence GTGAAAATCCTGCGCGTTCTCCTCCTCCTCGGTCTAGCGGGCTCGTTGTGGGCCGCCCCCGGTTCCGGGTGGAAATCCGACCTGGCCGCCGCGCAAGCCCAAGCCAAAGCGGAAGGCAAATCCGTGCTCGTCGATTTTACCGGCACGGCGTGGAGCGATCCATGGAAGGTGTTGAACCAGGAAGTATACAAATCCGCCGAATTCACCGCTTGGGCGGCTGACAAGATTTTGGTGCGGCTGGATTACCCGGAGCGCAACGAACGCGCCCCCGCCAAGGTCGCCGCCAACCCGGCCTTGGGCAAATTGATCGCGATCAAGAATGACTTTAACATCCGCGGCTTCCCCACCCTCATCTGGCTGAACGCCGAAGGCGAAGAAGTCGCCCGCGTGATCGGCTACCGCGAAGGCATGGGCCCCATGGCCTACATCGCCGAGCTCACCAAACCACGCTGA
- a CDS encoding LysR family transcriptional regulator, which yields MELRHLRYFTAVAAHGSFQRAAETLHVTPPALSRQVKDLEEELGVTLFVRGKNLITLTDAGDTFYEEACDVLARAAQAIQRVRGAVKAETLRVGFVSSLTAGLLPAAIGKFQLSAPKVKLELSDLNPHEMSQRVAAGGLDLAIMPAGLETATPHFVWSELVHLAAVLILPRTHAMAKLKKIPPARLRGCQLRGLGRTNFPEYAPRLRTILKPFGLSPRFTDQSADSVASLFAALEANHEVVVLTEGIAEALPPTLVMRPFAPALAASVIKVGLPAVRPNPHAETFAQILREGVNRIRRKT from the coding sequence ATGGAGCTCCGCCACCTTCGCTATTTTACCGCCGTTGCCGCTCACGGCAGCTTTCAGCGCGCCGCGGAAACCCTGCACGTGACCCCGCCCGCGCTGAGTCGTCAGGTGAAGGATCTCGAGGAAGAGCTGGGGGTGACCCTGTTTGTCCGCGGGAAAAATCTGATCACGCTGACCGATGCCGGAGACACTTTTTACGAAGAAGCCTGCGACGTGCTGGCGCGCGCCGCACAAGCGATCCAGCGCGTGCGCGGCGCCGTGAAAGCAGAGACCCTGCGCGTCGGATTCGTTTCGTCGCTCACGGCGGGTTTACTGCCGGCGGCGATTGGTAAATTTCAACTCAGCGCGCCGAAGGTGAAACTCGAGTTGTCCGACCTGAATCCCCACGAAATGAGCCAACGCGTGGCGGCCGGCGGACTGGACCTCGCCATCATGCCCGCAGGTTTGGAAACGGCCACGCCGCATTTCGTCTGGAGTGAACTGGTGCACCTCGCTGCCGTCTTGATCCTCCCGCGAACCCACGCGATGGCGAAATTGAAAAAGATCCCGCCCGCTCGGCTCAGAGGGTGCCAGCTGCGCGGCCTCGGTCGCACGAACTTTCCCGAGTATGCCCCGCGACTGCGGACGATCCTAAAACCCTTTGGCCTGAGCCCCCGCTTCACCGATCAATCGGCCGACAGCGTCGCGTCGCTGTTTGCGGCGCTGGAAGCCAACCACGAAGTCGTTGTGCTGACGGAAGGTATCGCCGAAGCGTTACCGCCCACGCTCGTCATGCGCCCCTTCGCCCCCGCCCTTGCCGCCAGCGTCATCAAAGTTGGCCTGCCCGCCGTGCGACCCAACCCCCATGCCGAAACCTTCGCCCAAATCCTCCGCGAAGGCGTGAACCGGATCAGGAGAAAAACGTAA
- a CDS encoding dihydroorotate dehydrogenase-like protein: protein MNLQTKYLGLTLKNPFVVGASPFCDNLTACRELEDAGAAAIVMHSFFEEQIEAENRALVHHLDTGTDSYSEASSFFPSYEDYHLGPNQYLRQLTRLRSLVDIPVIASLNGCHLGNWVGYAQQMEDAGAAAIELNLYQLPTDATVPADEVEAAMIEIVRTVTTAVRIPVAVKISPFHTSLPQFAATLVASGAAGLVLFNRFYQPDIDIRELEVIPQLKLSDSSELLLRLRWLSILSPELGADLACSGGVHSAEDAIKALLAGAQVVQVVSALLRHGPNHLRVLRTGLVQWMDEMEYDRVDRLRGAMNLSRCPDPAAHERANYLKILQSWRV, encoded by the coding sequence ATGAACCTGCAAACGAAATACCTCGGGCTCACGCTCAAGAACCCCTTCGTGGTCGGCGCGTCCCCCTTTTGCGACAACCTCACCGCCTGCCGCGAGTTGGAAGACGCCGGGGCTGCGGCCATCGTGATGCACTCGTTCTTCGAGGAACAGATCGAAGCCGAAAACCGCGCCCTCGTGCACCATCTCGACACCGGCACCGACAGTTACTCCGAGGCGAGCTCGTTCTTCCCCAGTTACGAGGATTATCACCTCGGCCCGAATCAATATCTCCGGCAACTCACGCGCCTGCGCAGTCTGGTCGACATCCCCGTCATCGCCTCGCTCAACGGCTGCCACCTCGGCAACTGGGTCGGCTATGCCCAACAAATGGAGGACGCCGGCGCCGCGGCGATCGAACTCAACCTCTACCAACTGCCCACCGACGCCACCGTCCCCGCCGACGAAGTCGAAGCCGCCATGATCGAAATCGTGCGCACGGTCACCACGGCGGTGCGCATCCCCGTCGCCGTCAAAATCTCGCCGTTTCACACCTCCTTACCCCAATTTGCCGCCACCCTGGTCGCCAGCGGCGCGGCGGGGCTCGTGCTCTTCAACCGGTTTTACCAACCCGATATCGACATTCGGGAGCTGGAAGTGATTCCCCAACTCAAGCTGTCCGATTCGTCGGAGCTGCTCCTTCGCCTCCGCTGGTTGTCGATCCTGTCCCCGGAGCTCGGGGCCGACCTCGCTTGCAGCGGCGGCGTGCACTCGGCCGAAGACGCCATCAAAGCCCTGCTCGCCGGAGCTCAGGTCGTTCAAGTCGTATCCGCGCTTCTGCGACACGGGCCTAATCACCTTCGCGTGCTGCGCACCGGCCTCGTGCAGTGGATGGACGAGATGGAATACGACCGCGTCGACCGCCTCCGCGGGGCCATGAACCTCAGCCGTTGTCCCGACCCCGCCGCCCACGAACGCGCCAATTACCTCAAAATCCTCCAAAGCTGGCGCGTGTAA
- a CDS encoding cysteine desulfurase, whose product MTHDFSNLRIDFPVLDQHVGGRPLVYLDNAATTQKPRSVIDAVARFYERDNSNVHRGLHALSMRATDGYEAARARTAQFINAADPAEIVFTRGTTESVNLIAQSWGTANLKPGDVVLCTEMEHHSNLVPWQQITARTGATLRYVPIAGADAEGGLDLSAIDELLTPEVKLFAFTHISNTLGVTNPVHELCAKARAVGAVTVIDAAQSAGHELVDVQALDCDFLVFSGHKMAGPTGIGVLYGRRALLDAMPPWQGGGGMIANVEYAASTWKPSPERFEAGTPNVADAIGLHAAMDYLDAIGRPALAQHECELAGYACEELSKLPGIRILGPRPGQPRAGMVSFAFEGVHAHDVVTFADQDGVALRGGHHCNQPLMRKLGLPSTTRASFYLYNTPADVEALVTSLRKILDFFGVE is encoded by the coding sequence ATGACGCACGATTTCTCCAATCTCCGGATCGATTTTCCGGTCCTCGATCAACACGTCGGCGGTCGCCCGCTTGTCTACCTCGACAACGCGGCGACCACGCAAAAACCGCGCTCGGTCATCGATGCCGTCGCCCGGTTTTACGAGCGCGACAACAGCAACGTGCACCGCGGGCTCCATGCGCTCTCGATGCGCGCGACCGATGGTTACGAAGCGGCCCGCGCCCGCACCGCCCAATTCATCAACGCGGCCGATCCCGCCGAGATCGTCTTCACCCGCGGCACGACCGAATCAGTCAATCTCATCGCTCAAAGCTGGGGCACCGCCAACCTGAAGCCTGGCGACGTCGTGCTTTGCACCGAGATGGAGCATCACTCCAATCTCGTGCCGTGGCAGCAGATCACCGCGCGCACCGGCGCGACCCTGCGCTACGTGCCCATCGCGGGTGCCGATGCCGAAGGCGGGCTCGATCTCTCCGCCATCGACGAGTTGCTCACCCCCGAGGTGAAGCTCTTCGCGTTCACCCACATTTCCAACACGCTCGGCGTGACCAACCCGGTCCATGAACTCTGCGCCAAAGCTCGCGCCGTCGGGGCCGTCACGGTCATCGACGCCGCGCAATCCGCCGGCCACGAGCTGGTCGACGTGCAGGCGCTCGATTGCGATTTTCTCGTTTTCTCCGGTCACAAGATGGCGGGACCGACCGGTATCGGCGTGCTCTACGGCCGTCGCGCCTTGCTCGATGCCATGCCACCGTGGCAGGGCGGCGGCGGTATGATTGCCAACGTCGAATACGCCGCCAGCACGTGGAAACCCTCGCCGGAGCGTTTCGAAGCCGGCACGCCCAATGTCGCCGATGCGATCGGGCTGCACGCCGCCATGGATTATCTGGACGCCATCGGTCGGCCCGCGCTGGCCCAACACGAGTGCGAACTCGCGGGTTACGCCTGCGAGGAATTGAGCAAACTTCCGGGCATCCGCATCCTCGGTCCGCGTCCCGGTCAACCACGCGCCGGCATGGTGAGTTTTGCCTTCGAAGGCGTGCACGCGCACGACGTCGTGACGTTTGCCGATCAGGACGGTGTGGCGCTACGCGGTGGTCATCACTGCAATCAACCGCTCATGCGCAAACTCGGTCTGCCCAGCACGACGCGCGCGAGTTTTTACCTCTACAACACGCCCGCCGACGTAGAGGCGCTCGTCACCTCGCTGCGCAAGATCCTCGATTTCTTCGGCGTCGAGTAA
- a CDS encoding exostosin domain-containing protein gives MSTDVNEPENGEGPVKIYIDLEGHGYYFRREMERLVEAISAAPSTDGVLVGSRDASDCVIRLTGCPSLRDKMSTCLKWPEQKSPREFVWDMGDLPTGGPPGFYVSLPSYMFERRRHRAFGLPIKCNEVIRPYDLRDATFLYGFLGAITSGVRGRMLPMLNALNESREGLLVVRDSIWHKMFDRSGLQGKQDYADTMRRCRFNLCPRGNVLAGTGSRLYETMQAARVPVIISDWMTLPEGVDWDSCSVRVKEREMSNIPQILRSYLDRWPEMALNARRAWEMHFSDAALVGELGRQLRSLLAWNGEQKLSTRLSGRGRIALGLLSWKGRQGYTSLNRLKQRMQERRKS, from the coding sequence ATGAGCACAGACGTGAACGAACCAGAGAACGGGGAAGGTCCGGTCAAAATATACATAGATCTCGAAGGTCATGGATATTATTTCCGCAGAGAGATGGAACGGTTGGTTGAAGCCATTTCCGCGGCACCATCGACGGATGGCGTCCTCGTCGGTAGCAGGGACGCATCCGACTGCGTCATCCGCCTCACCGGGTGTCCGTCGCTTCGTGACAAGATGTCGACTTGCCTTAAATGGCCGGAGCAGAAGTCACCGCGGGAGTTCGTTTGGGATATGGGGGATTTACCCACCGGTGGCCCACCGGGCTTCTACGTATCTTTACCGTCCTACATGTTTGAACGCAGGCGCCACCGGGCATTTGGACTTCCGATCAAGTGCAACGAAGTGATTCGCCCGTATGACCTGAGAGATGCGACTTTTCTTTATGGTTTTCTGGGCGCAATCACGTCCGGCGTTAGAGGGCGAATGTTGCCAATGTTGAATGCGTTAAATGAAAGTCGCGAGGGCCTGTTGGTCGTGCGGGATTCAATTTGGCATAAGATGTTTGATCGCTCGGGTCTGCAGGGGAAGCAGGATTACGCAGATACAATGCGCCGGTGCCGTTTCAATTTGTGCCCGCGGGGCAACGTGTTGGCAGGCACGGGCTCGCGGCTATATGAGACAATGCAGGCGGCGCGAGTCCCCGTCATCATCAGTGATTGGATGACGCTCCCGGAGGGTGTGGACTGGGATTCGTGCTCCGTGCGGGTTAAGGAACGTGAAATGTCGAACATTCCGCAGATTTTGAGGTCGTATTTGGATCGTTGGCCGGAGATGGCCCTCAACGCCAGACGAGCTTGGGAGATGCATTTCAGTGATGCTGCGTTGGTCGGAGAGTTGGGCCGTCAGTTGCGCTCGTTGCTCGCTTGGAATGGTGAGCAAAAACTTTCCACCCGATTGAGTGGACGTGGTCGGATTGCCTTAGGGCTTCTCAGTTGGAAAGGACGGCAGGGTTACACCTCATTGAACCGACTCAAGCAACGAATGCAGGAGAGGCGGAAGAGCTGA
- the nifJ gene encoding pyruvate:ferredoxin (flavodoxin) oxidoreductase: MIATPASPQLVTCDANEAVSSVAYRLNEVIAIYPITPSTPMGEQCDEWAAAQRPNLWGEVPRVVEMQSEGGVAGAVHGSLLGGSLTTTFTASQGLLLMLPNLYKIAGELNPITIHVSARALAAQGLSIFGDHSDVMACRATGCALLASNSVQEAQDLGLIAHAATLKSRVPFLHFFDGFRTSHEVSKIEALSDDHLRAMIDEADIESFRARALTPDRPTIRGTAQNPDVYFQGREASNAHYAALPGIVQAAMDRFAELTGRQYHLYDYHGHPKAERVVVAMGSGVETLSETVDTLVAAGEKVGVLAVRLFQPFEATALLAALPSTVTSIAVLDRTKEPGSIGEPLYISMLTALAEHREVLPAMPRVWGGRYGLGSKEFTPGMARAVLDHLTEAAPRNHFTVGIQDDVTHTSLKYDEDYDIETDAVRRCVFVGLGADGTVGANKNSIKIIGDGTDHYAQGYFVYDSKKSGSVTVSHLRFGPKPIRAPYLIQSADFVACSQWHFVGRVPVLKFAGPAATVLLNSPQRPEAVWSALPREWQEELISKRLNLFVVDATSVAREAGMGRRTNTVLQTCFFALAGVLPREEAIVAIKQAVKKTYGRKGDAVVQMNYDAIDAALAGMAQVPIPAAIDDDAEPSTPPNYAGAPDFVQRITATMLAGEGDRLPVSAIPVDGAWMTGTTKYEKRGIALELPQWDADICIQCNKCAMVCPHACIRPKFFDPAVLDDAPEGFESRPLKMRDRPGQQYTLQVAPDDCTGCSLCVQVCPAKDKTNPRHKALNMVPAEPEPVAARANWDFFLSIPDPDRAVLKPEVKDTQFKRPLFEFSGACTGCGETPYLKLLTQLLGDRLVIANATGCSSIYGGNLPTTPYCSDTEGRGPAWANSLFEDNAEFGLGLRLACDRHEKAARDLVNRLAPQIGHQLVAELLSAEQVTEAQVAGQRERVARLVSRLRQADDPAAARLLGIADHLVSKSVWIVGGDGWAYDIGYGGLDHVLASGANVKVLVLDTEVYSNTGGQASKATPTGAVAKFAAGGKSVAKKDLALMAVQYGHIYVARVAFGAKDSQTLNALREAEEFPGPALVIAYSHCIAHGFPLHLGLEQQKLAVETGYWPLFRYDPRRAAHGEAPMKLDSPAPKDGLDRFMANETRFGVLKRINPTRAEQLADDAKQQIDQRYTLYERLAHAPATEPAATSNPSSSS; encoded by the coding sequence ATGATTGCGACCCCCGCCTCTCCTCAACTGGTTACCTGCGACGCCAACGAGGCGGTGTCGTCGGTGGCTTATCGCCTTAATGAAGTGATCGCGATCTATCCGATCACTCCCTCCACCCCGATGGGAGAACAGTGCGATGAATGGGCCGCCGCCCAGCGGCCCAACCTTTGGGGAGAGGTGCCGCGGGTGGTGGAAATGCAGTCCGAGGGCGGTGTCGCCGGCGCCGTGCACGGCAGCCTGCTGGGCGGTTCGTTGACGACGACTTTCACCGCTTCGCAAGGGCTCCTGCTCATGTTGCCCAACCTTTACAAGATCGCGGGCGAACTTAACCCGATCACGATTCACGTCAGCGCGCGCGCCTTGGCGGCACAGGGCCTGTCGATTTTCGGCGATCACAGCGATGTGATGGCATGCCGGGCGACGGGGTGCGCGTTGCTGGCGTCCAATTCCGTGCAGGAAGCCCAGGACCTGGGCCTCATCGCGCACGCGGCGACCTTGAAATCCCGCGTGCCGTTCCTGCATTTCTTCGACGGCTTTCGCACGTCGCACGAGGTGTCCAAAATCGAGGCGCTGTCCGACGATCACCTGCGGGCCATGATCGACGAGGCGGACATCGAGTCTTTCCGCGCCCGGGCGCTCACCCCGGACCGTCCCACGATTCGGGGCACCGCCCAGAACCCCGACGTGTATTTCCAAGGCCGCGAAGCGAGCAACGCCCACTACGCGGCGCTGCCCGGTATCGTGCAGGCCGCGATGGACCGCTTTGCGGAGCTGACCGGGCGGCAGTATCATCTTTACGACTACCATGGTCACCCCAAGGCGGAGCGGGTGGTGGTGGCCATGGGCTCGGGCGTGGAGACCTTGTCCGAGACGGTCGATACCCTCGTCGCCGCCGGTGAAAAGGTCGGTGTGCTGGCGGTGCGGCTGTTTCAACCGTTCGAGGCCACCGCGCTGCTCGCGGCGCTGCCGTCGACGGTGACTTCCATTGCGGTCCTCGATCGCACCAAGGAGCCGGGCTCCATCGGTGAGCCCCTGTATATCAGCATGCTCACGGCCCTGGCCGAGCACCGCGAGGTGCTCCCCGCCATGCCCCGGGTGTGGGGCGGGCGCTATGGACTCGGTTCCAAGGAATTTACTCCGGGCATGGCCCGGGCGGTGCTGGACCACCTCACGGAGGCGGCACCGCGCAACCACTTCACCGTCGGTATCCAAGATGATGTTACTCATACCTCGCTCAAGTATGACGAGGACTACGACATTGAAACCGACGCGGTGAGGCGCTGCGTGTTCGTCGGCCTCGGGGCCGACGGCACGGTAGGTGCCAACAAGAATTCGATCAAAATCATCGGCGATGGCACCGATCACTACGCGCAGGGTTATTTCGTCTACGATTCCAAGAAATCGGGCTCGGTGACGGTGTCCCATTTGCGGTTCGGCCCCAAACCGATTCGGGCGCCGTATTTGATCCAATCGGCCGATTTCGTGGCGTGCAGCCAGTGGCATTTTGTGGGCCGAGTCCCGGTGCTCAAGTTTGCCGGCCCCGCAGCCACCGTGCTGTTGAATTCACCGCAACGTCCCGAGGCGGTATGGTCTGCGTTGCCGCGGGAATGGCAGGAGGAACTGATTTCGAAGCGGCTCAACTTGTTCGTGGTTGATGCCACTTCGGTGGCGCGGGAAGCAGGGATGGGGCGGCGAACCAATACGGTTCTCCAAACCTGCTTCTTTGCGCTCGCCGGAGTTTTACCACGGGAGGAAGCGATCGTGGCGATCAAGCAGGCGGTGAAAAAAACCTACGGCCGCAAGGGCGATGCCGTGGTGCAGATGAACTACGACGCCATCGATGCCGCGCTCGCGGGCATGGCCCAGGTGCCGATCCCCGCCGCGATCGATGACGACGCGGAGCCGAGCACGCCGCCGAATTATGCGGGCGCGCCTGACTTTGTGCAGCGCATCACCGCGACCATGCTGGCGGGCGAGGGCGATCGCCTGCCGGTCAGCGCCATTCCCGTCGATGGCGCCTGGATGACCGGCACGACCAAGTATGAAAAACGCGGCATTGCACTCGAGCTGCCCCAGTGGGACGCCGATATCTGCATCCAGTGCAACAAGTGTGCGATGGTCTGTCCGCACGCCTGCATCCGCCCCAAATTCTTCGATCCCGCCGTCCTCGATGACGCCCCGGAGGGCTTCGAATCGCGTCCGCTCAAGATGCGCGACCGTCCAGGCCAACAGTATACGCTCCAGGTCGCGCCCGACGACTGCACCGGTTGCTCCCTGTGCGTTCAGGTGTGCCCGGCCAAGGATAAAACCAATCCCCGGCACAAGGCGCTCAACATGGTTCCGGCCGAGCCGGAGCCCGTGGCCGCCCGCGCCAACTGGGACTTTTTCCTGTCCATCCCCGACCCCGATCGCGCCGTGCTCAAACCCGAGGTCAAGGACACCCAGTTCAAGCGTCCCTTGTTCGAGTTCTCCGGCGCGTGCACGGGTTGCGGCGAGACCCCTTACCTCAAACTGCTCACGCAACTGCTCGGCGATCGACTCGTCATCGCCAACGCCACCGGTTGTTCCTCCATCTACGGCGGCAATCTGCCCACCACGCCCTATTGCTCCGATACTGAAGGACGGGGCCCGGCGTGGGCCAATTCCCTCTTTGAGGACAACGCGGAGTTTGGACTCGGTCTACGGCTCGCGTGCGACCGTCACGAGAAGGCGGCACGCGACCTGGTCAACCGACTCGCTCCCCAAATCGGCCACCAACTCGTGGCCGAGCTCCTCAGCGCGGAGCAGGTGACCGAAGCCCAGGTCGCCGGTCAACGCGAACGGGTGGCCCGTCTGGTCTCCCGCCTGCGTCAGGCCGACGACCCCGCCGCGGCTCGCCTGCTCGGCATCGCTGATCACCTTGTTTCCAAATCCGTCTGGATCGTCGGCGGCGACGGCTGGGCCTACGATATCGGCTACGGCGGTCTCGATCACGTGCTCGCTTCCGGCGCCAACGTGAAGGTCCTCGTGCTCGATACCGAGGTGTATTCCAATACCGGCGGTCAGGCCTCCAAGGCCACCCCCACCGGCGCCGTGGCCAAGTTCGCCGCGGGCGGAAAATCCGTCGCGAAAAAAGACCTCGCGCTCATGGCCGTGCAATACGGCCACATCTACGTCGCCCGGGTGGCCTTTGGGGCCAAGGACAGCCAAACCCTCAACGCGCTGCGCGAGGCCGAGGAGTTCCCCGGTCCCGCCCTCGTCATCGCCTACAGTCACTGCATCGCCCACGGCTTCCCGCTGCACCTCGGTTTGGAGCAGCAAAAACTGGCCGTCGAAACCGGCTACTGGCCGCTGTTCCGCTACGATCCGCGGCGGGCCGCGCACGGGGAAGCGCCCATGAAACTGGATTCGCCCGCCCCCAAGGATGGGCTCGACCGCTTCATGGCCAACGAAACCCGGTTTGGCGTGCTCAAGCGCATCAACCCCACTCGTGCCGAACAGCTCGCCGACGACGCCAAGCAACAGATCGATCAACGCTACACGCTCTACGAACGGCTGGCCCACGCCCCCGCCACGGAGCCGGCTGCAACGTCCAACCCCTCCTCGTCATCATGA
- a CDS encoding CoA-binding protein: protein MIRPIDIIRRARTIAVVGLSTNPAKPSAAVAAYLQQQGMRVIPVHPTADTLLGEKAYRALSEIPDHVDIVDVFRPAAEAEDWARAAIAIGADCLWLQQGIVNPAAARIAEAHGMDVVMDECTAIVHREWRRQGAQQASQ from the coding sequence ATGATCCGTCCGATCGACATCATTCGCCGCGCCCGGACCATAGCGGTTGTGGGCCTCTCCACCAACCCCGCCAAGCCCAGCGCCGCGGTAGCAGCGTATCTGCAACAGCAAGGCATGCGGGTGATCCCGGTCCACCCGACGGCAGATACCCTGTTGGGCGAAAAGGCCTACCGAGCACTGTCCGAGATCCCCGACCACGTGGACATTGTGGATGTCTTTCGCCCCGCCGCCGAAGCCGAAGACTGGGCGAGGGCGGCGATCGCGATCGGAGCCGACTGCCTGTGGTTGCAGCAAGGCATTGTGAACCCGGCGGCGGCCCGTATAGCGGAAGCGCATGGCATGGATGTTGTTATGGACGAATGCACCGCGATTGTGCACCGCGAGTGGCGTCGGCAAGGGGCGCAGCAAGCGAGTCAGTGA
- the chrA gene encoding chromate efflux transporter: protein MPSAESPSERPSFRQALRFWFKLGCISFGGPAGQIAIMQTELVEKKRWIEQDRFLHALNYCMLLPGPEAQQLATYCGWLLHGTRGGIVAGVLFVLPAAILLWGLGVLYVTLGHVAAVAGVFETLKPAVFAIIAAAVIKLGRKALKKPERWALAAVSFVAIYFFNAPFPAIVLGAAIIGWFVEKQQPRSVTPAPSVVSPWRHAAKVLAVGLPLWFTPILLAAVVLGPRDTLVQEGIFFSKAAMVTFGGAYAVLPYVAQQAVEHYAWLSGPQMLDGLGLAETTPGPLVLVLQFVGFLGGYQNPGALSPLVAATLGAAITTWTTFVPCFLWIFIGAPHLERLRGVARLNGALGAVTAAVVGVILNLAVWFAGPVLFPAGRVDTIAVAVALAAFIALQRFKVDLLWIVLTAGILGALRGVGI, encoded by the coding sequence ATGCCGTCCGCTGAATCCCCGAGTGAGCGCCCTTCCTTCCGCCAAGCACTCCGCTTTTGGTTCAAGCTGGGGTGCATCAGCTTTGGCGGACCGGCAGGGCAAATCGCCATCATGCAGACCGAGCTGGTGGAGAAAAAGCGGTGGATCGAGCAGGACCGGTTTTTGCACGCGCTCAACTACTGCATGCTGCTGCCGGGGCCCGAGGCCCAACAACTCGCGACTTACTGCGGATGGCTGTTGCATGGCACGCGCGGCGGCATCGTGGCGGGGGTCCTGTTCGTGCTGCCTGCCGCGATCCTGCTATGGGGGTTGGGCGTGCTTTACGTGACGCTCGGTCATGTCGCCGCGGTGGCGGGGGTGTTTGAAACACTCAAGCCGGCGGTGTTCGCCATCATCGCGGCGGCGGTCATCAAACTCGGACGCAAGGCGCTCAAGAAGCCGGAGCGGTGGGCCTTGGCGGCGGTGTCGTTCGTCGCGATTTATTTCTTCAACGCGCCCTTCCCTGCCATCGTGTTGGGGGCCGCGATCATCGGCTGGTTCGTCGAAAAACAACAGCCAAGATCGGTTACTCCTGCACCGTCGGTGGTGTCGCCGTGGCGGCATGCCGCCAAGGTGCTCGCGGTCGGACTGCCGCTGTGGTTTACCCCCATCCTGCTGGCGGCCGTGGTGCTCGGACCCCGTGATACGCTGGTGCAGGAGGGCATTTTCTTTTCCAAGGCCGCCATGGTGACGTTTGGCGGAGCTTACGCAGTGTTGCCCTATGTAGCGCAACAGGCGGTCGAACACTACGCGTGGTTGTCGGGTCCGCAGATGCTCGACGGTCTCGGTCTCGCCGAAACCACGCCGGGCCCCCTGGTGCTGGTCTTGCAATTTGTGGGGTTCCTCGGCGGCTACCAAAACCCGGGAGCGCTCTCGCCTTTGGTCGCCGCAACGTTGGGCGCGGCCATCACGACGTGGACGACGTTTGTGCCGTGCTTCCTATGGATCTTCATCGGGGCGCCACATCTGGAACGACTGCGCGGCGTGGCGCGTTTGAACGGCGCGCTCGGCGCGGTGACGGCGGCGGTGGTGGGCGTGATCCTCAACCTCGCGGTATGGTTTGCGGGTCCGGTGCTGTTTCCCGCCGGTCGAGTCGACACGATCGCCGTCGCGGTGGCACTGGCGGCGTTCATCGCGCTGCAGCGGTTCAAGGTCGATCTGTTGTGGATCGTGCTCACCGCCGGCATATTGGGCGCGCTGCGCGGAGTCGGAATCTAA